The following coding sequences are from one Coffea arabica cultivar ET-39 chromosome 11e, Coffea Arabica ET-39 HiFi, whole genome shotgun sequence window:
- the LOC113717788 gene encoding uncharacterized protein isoform X1, which translates to MEDDEDEPPLAVAITATVDHVISQPSDTFPPVGVTVITGYLGAGKSTLVNHILKTQHGKRIAVILNEFGEEIGVERAMINEGEEGGLVEEWVELDNGCICCTVKHSLVQALEQLVQRKERLDHILLETTGLANPAPLASVLWLDDQLESAVKLDSIITVIDAKNLRHQLNLHRDSSSFPEAYLQIAFADVVILNKVDQVMADDSGNILEELEKEIHDINSLASIIRSTRCQVELSKILDCQAYDASHVAHLEALLEQNKSLTTRELHDSGVRTLCICEPKKIDLDKVRMWLEEILWDKKYGMDVYRCKGVLSIVNSDQLHTLQAVREIYEIVPARKWRTDESQLNKIVFIGKLLNEEVLYDSLRACTVDNY; encoded by the exons ATGGAAGACGACGAGGACGAGCCACCGCTCGCCGTCGCGATCACCGCCACCGTAGATCATGTCATCTCGCAACCGTCAGATACTTTCCCTCCAGTTGGCGTCACCGTTATCACTGGCTATCTGGGTGCGGGAAAATCCACA TTGGTGAATCATATATTGAAAACCCAACATGGAAAGAGGATAGCAGTGATATTGAACGAGTTTGGGGAGGAAATCGGAGTGGAAAGGGCAATGATTAATGAAGGAGAGGAAGGTGGGCTGGTGGAGGAGTGGGTGGAGCTGGATAATGGCTGCATTTGTTGCACTGTTAAGCACAGTCTGGTTCAAGCATTGGAGCAGcttgttcaaagaaaagaaag ACTTGACCATATATTACTGGAAACCACAGGGCTGGCAAACCCTGCTCCTCTTGCATCTGTTCTTTGGTTGGATGATCAGCTCGAGTCAGCTGTTAAGCTCGATTCTATCATCACA GTTATCGATGCCAAAAACCTTCGTCACCAGCTTAATTTGCATCGTGATTCGTCATCATTTCCTGAAGCATATTTACAAATAGCTTTTGCG GATGTTGTGATTCTTAACAAAGTCGATCAAGTTATGGCTGATGATTCTGGAAATATTTTAGAGGAATTGGAGAAGGAGATACATGATATCAACTCCCTTGCCAGTATCATTCGTTCCACACGGTGTCAAGTAGAATTATCCAAGATATTGGACTGCCAGGCATATGATGCTTCA CATGTTGCTCATTTGGAAGCACTGCTTGAACAAAACAAATCCCTGACTACCAGAGAACTTCATGATTCTGGTGTGAGAACCTTGTGTATCTGTGAGCCAAAGAAGATAGATCTTGACAAG GTTCGGATGTGGCTAGAGGAGATTCTTTGGGATAAAAAATATGGCATGGATGTTTATCGTTGCAAAGGGGTTTTAAGCATAGTAAACTCTGATCAACTTCATACTTTGCAG GCTGTGAGGGAAATCTACGAGATTGTTCCAGCTCGCAAATGGAGAACAGATGAAAGTCAACTAAACAAAATAGTGTTCATAG GTAAGTTGTTAAACGAAGAAGTTCTTTATGACTCCTTAAGAGCTTGCACTGTCGACAACTATTAG
- the LOC113717788 gene encoding uncharacterized protein isoform X2: protein MEDDEDEPPLAVAITATVDHVISQPSDTFPPVGVTVITGYLGAGKSTLVNHILKTQHGKRIAVILNEFGEEIGVERAMINEGEEGGLVEEWVELDNGCICCTVKHSLVQALEQLVQRKERLDHILLETTGLANPAPLASVLWLDDQLESAVKLDSIITVIDAKNLRHQLNLHRDSSSFPEAYLQIAFADVVILNKVDQVMADDSGNILEELEKEIHDINSLASIIRSTRCQVELSKILDCQAYDASHVAHLEALLEQNKSLTTRELHDSGVRTLCICEPKKIDLDKVRMWLEEILWDKKYGMDVYRCKGVLSIVNSDQLHTLQHNCPC, encoded by the exons ATGGAAGACGACGAGGACGAGCCACCGCTCGCCGTCGCGATCACCGCCACCGTAGATCATGTCATCTCGCAACCGTCAGATACTTTCCCTCCAGTTGGCGTCACCGTTATCACTGGCTATCTGGGTGCGGGAAAATCCACA TTGGTGAATCATATATTGAAAACCCAACATGGAAAGAGGATAGCAGTGATATTGAACGAGTTTGGGGAGGAAATCGGAGTGGAAAGGGCAATGATTAATGAAGGAGAGGAAGGTGGGCTGGTGGAGGAGTGGGTGGAGCTGGATAATGGCTGCATTTGTTGCACTGTTAAGCACAGTCTGGTTCAAGCATTGGAGCAGcttgttcaaagaaaagaaag ACTTGACCATATATTACTGGAAACCACAGGGCTGGCAAACCCTGCTCCTCTTGCATCTGTTCTTTGGTTGGATGATCAGCTCGAGTCAGCTGTTAAGCTCGATTCTATCATCACA GTTATCGATGCCAAAAACCTTCGTCACCAGCTTAATTTGCATCGTGATTCGTCATCATTTCCTGAAGCATATTTACAAATAGCTTTTGCG GATGTTGTGATTCTTAACAAAGTCGATCAAGTTATGGCTGATGATTCTGGAAATATTTTAGAGGAATTGGAGAAGGAGATACATGATATCAACTCCCTTGCCAGTATCATTCGTTCCACACGGTGTCAAGTAGAATTATCCAAGATATTGGACTGCCAGGCATATGATGCTTCA CATGTTGCTCATTTGGAAGCACTGCTTGAACAAAACAAATCCCTGACTACCAGAGAACTTCATGATTCTGGTGTGAGAACCTTGTGTATCTGTGAGCCAAAGAAGATAGATCTTGACAAG GTTCGGATGTGGCTAGAGGAGATTCTTTGGGATAAAAAATATGGCATGGATGTTTATCGTTGCAAAGGGGTTTTAAGCATAGTAAACTCTGATCAACTTCATACTTTGCAG CATAACTGCCCATGTTGA
- the LOC113717788 gene encoding uncharacterized protein isoform X3: MEDDEDEPPLAVAITATVDHVISQPSDTFPPVGVTVITGYLGAGKSTLVNHILKTQHGKRIAVILNEFGEEIGVERAMINEGEEGGLVEEWVELDNGCICCTVKHSLVQALEQLVQRKERLDHILLETTGLANPAPLASVLWLDDQLESAVKLDSIITVIDAKNLRHQLNLHRDSSSFPEAYLQIAFADVVILNKVDQVMADDSGNILEELEKEIHDINSLASIIRSTRCQVELSKILDCQAYDASHVAHLEALLEQNKSLTTRELHDSGVRTLCICEPKKIDLDKVRMWLEEILWDKKYGMDVYRCKGVLSIVNSDQLHTLQVSC; the protein is encoded by the exons ATGGAAGACGACGAGGACGAGCCACCGCTCGCCGTCGCGATCACCGCCACCGTAGATCATGTCATCTCGCAACCGTCAGATACTTTCCCTCCAGTTGGCGTCACCGTTATCACTGGCTATCTGGGTGCGGGAAAATCCACA TTGGTGAATCATATATTGAAAACCCAACATGGAAAGAGGATAGCAGTGATATTGAACGAGTTTGGGGAGGAAATCGGAGTGGAAAGGGCAATGATTAATGAAGGAGAGGAAGGTGGGCTGGTGGAGGAGTGGGTGGAGCTGGATAATGGCTGCATTTGTTGCACTGTTAAGCACAGTCTGGTTCAAGCATTGGAGCAGcttgttcaaagaaaagaaag ACTTGACCATATATTACTGGAAACCACAGGGCTGGCAAACCCTGCTCCTCTTGCATCTGTTCTTTGGTTGGATGATCAGCTCGAGTCAGCTGTTAAGCTCGATTCTATCATCACA GTTATCGATGCCAAAAACCTTCGTCACCAGCTTAATTTGCATCGTGATTCGTCATCATTTCCTGAAGCATATTTACAAATAGCTTTTGCG GATGTTGTGATTCTTAACAAAGTCGATCAAGTTATGGCTGATGATTCTGGAAATATTTTAGAGGAATTGGAGAAGGAGATACATGATATCAACTCCCTTGCCAGTATCATTCGTTCCACACGGTGTCAAGTAGAATTATCCAAGATATTGGACTGCCAGGCATATGATGCTTCA CATGTTGCTCATTTGGAAGCACTGCTTGAACAAAACAAATCCCTGACTACCAGAGAACTTCATGATTCTGGTGTGAGAACCTTGTGTATCTGTGAGCCAAAGAAGATAGATCTTGACAAG GTTCGGATGTGGCTAGAGGAGATTCTTTGGGATAAAAAATATGGCATGGATGTTTATCGTTGCAAAGGGGTTTTAAGCATAGTAAACTCTGATCAACTTCATACTTTGCAG GTAAGTTGTTAA